The Pongo abelii isolate AG06213 chromosome 19, NHGRI_mPonAbe1-v2.0_pri, whole genome shotgun sequence genome includes the window GcttgaaaatatgttcaatacAGGAAACATATGCTAATAATGTTTATGGTTAAATTACCAAAAAATATAAGAttaggctggccacagtggctcatgctttaatcccagcactttgggaggccaaggcaggaggatcacttgaggccaggagtttgagaccagcttgagaaacacagtgagatctctgtttctacaaaaaaagtttttaaaattagccaggcatagtggtgtgcacctgtggtcccagctacttgggaggctaaggtgggaggatccccggagcctagaagttcaagcctgcagtgatctatgatcacaccactgcactccagcctgggcaacagagtgggatcctgtctcttaaaaaaaaaaagtataaaattaatgCTGAATTGTTTGCTACAAGCTCTTGGAATAAACAGAGATTGGAGAGAGAAGGGTCTTTGTGAGCTGGGGCAGCCTGAAAAGGCTCCATGGTAGAAGAGGCTCCTGCACTGCCCTCCCCCAGGATGGTTAGGGTTTGAATTGAAGGGGACAGGTGAGGAAGGCCTTTCAGGTGGGCAAATAACATGGGCAAAGATATGGCCATGAAAGCAAATGTGATCTCTGTGGGGTCAGAACTTGGTTAGCTatagtttggtttgtttgtttgtttgtttgttttgagatggagtcttgctctgttgcccaggctggagtgcagtagcgcaatcttggctcactgcaacctctgcctcctgggttcaagcaattctctgcctcagcctcctgagtagctgggattacaggcgcctgccaccacatctggctaatttttgtatttttagtagagactgggtttcaccatcttggcctggctggtctggaactcctgacctcaagtgatccgcttgccttggcctcccaaagtgcttggattacaggcgtgagccactgcacctggcctgctacAGTATAGATTTTGTGTGATGCTAAGGAGCCCCAGGAAGCTGCTCTTGCCTCTGAAGCCCCTCTGGTAAGAGATCAATGCTTTCCAGAATGGCAGCAACAGTCAAAGCAAGGGACCCTCCCTCAGCAGTCACTCTTCTTTGCTATGGCCATAGCCACTTTTGATGGGAAGAAGAAGAACCAGAAGACTAACCCACCCCATCTAGGGCAGGGATGGCAGAAAGCTGACATTGTTGATCAGATGGTTTAAGGGTGGCAGTCACCTTCTGTGATTTGTATCACCTCATCTTCCTGTCCTATGCTGTTTCTGGAGATTCTGGAGAGGTGGGTGGCATGCTCATCAAGTCCTGCCTTTTTGTCTTAAAGAGCCACCAAAACAAGTGATCCTGGAGCTGCAGCCTCCCTGGGTGGCCGTGGATGAACCCTTCACAGTGAAGTGTCATGTGCCCAGCGTAGCACCCTTGGAGAGTCTCACCCTTGCCCTTCTCCAGGGTAACCAAGAACTGCATAGAAAGAACTTTATGAGCTtggctgtggcctcccaaagagctgaggtCATCATCAGTGTCAGAGCCCAAAAGGAGAATGACAGGTGCAATTTTTCCTGCCATGCAGAACTGGACTTGAGTTTGCAAGGTGGGAGGCTCTTTCAAGGCAGCTCACCCATCAAAATAGTCCGGATCTTTGGTGAGTCAGAACTCAAGTGCAAGGGGAATCCTGGGGCTCATCTTGCCTTGGGCTTTGGGATTAAGTTCTCTCGGGGTTTACGGTGAGGGTGTGAGAGTTACTGAGCTCCACCTTTGCTTGAGCTTTAAACTCACCCTGGGGAAGAGAGACATTTTAGCCCCACTCCCTTCCTGCCTTGAAGGGTCTCGCATGACGTGTGATTTATCAtggcttttctcctttctcttcttgtcCTCAATTTTTTGGCAGAATTCTCTCAGAGTCCCCACATCTGGGTCTCTTCCCTTTTGGAGGTTGGGATGGCGGAGACTGTGAGCTGCGAGGTGGCTAGGGTGTTTCCAGCCAAAGAAGTTATGTTCCACATGTTCCTGGAAGACCAAGAGCTGAGCTCCTTCCTTTCCTGGGAAGGGGACACAGCATGGGCCAATGCTACCATTCGGGCCATGGAGGCTGGTGATCAGGAACTGTCTTGCCTTGCATCTCTGggtccaatggaacagaaaacaagaaagctAGTGCATAGCTACAGTAAGTGACCTGGCTCTTCCTTTTTCATATGGGTTCTCTGCTGCTGAAAACACAGAGTAACGGGTTGGTGATTCGGCTGTAGATATCCCTGCTGCCCTTTGCTGGGTATGCTCTCAAATGAACATGGGTCTTCATCTTTCTCTGGTAAATGCAGGCAGATTGGGGACATGTGCTACAGTAGTTCTTTCCAGCCTTCATCCCCAGTTTCTGTAGGCTATCCTGCTTACAGAGTGATTGTGGATGCCCTGAACTACTTCTTAGGAACATTTATTTGAGGTGAGGAGGAAAGCTGTAAGATGAAAAGACATCTTGCAGTCCTTGCAGCGAAGCACAGCTAAATGCGTGCATGCATAAGAGAAGCTCTCGAATCCCCAAACCATGTCATTCTTTCCTTCAGCTTTTACAGAAGAAGCAATGGTATCCAAAATCTTTCCCCTGTTGTCTGCCTTCCCAAGGGCTTTTACCAGCAGCAAGAGTGCAGAAGTGTCTGCTAGTTTTGAGAAATGTGTCTggttctccttttcctttccttacaGGCTTCCCTCCACCAATCCTGGAGCTAAAAGAATCATACCCATTGGCAGGGACCAACATTAATGTGACCTGCTCAGGGAACGTATTAACATCACCCAGCCCTACTCTTCGGCTTCAGGGAGCCCCAGACCTCCCTGCCCCTGGGGAGCCTGCCTGGCTTCTACTTACTGCCAGGGAGGAAGATGATGGCCGAAATTTCTCCTGTGAGGCCTCTTTAGAGGTGCAGGGTCAGCGGTTGATGAAAACCACTGTGATCCAGCTCCATGTCCTATGTGAGTGGAGGCCTGATCTTTCTTGTCAAAATAAGgattattattttcccatttctagAGAGCTTCTTGGCCAGCAGTGCTTCATTATTAGAGTTGCCAcatttttctcataaaaaaaaaaaaatcaaaggagagaataaaaggaaagctCTCCAAGCTTACCTTACTCCCGGGAAAGCGAGTGGGGAACCAGATGAGGGGAAATTGGGAACATAAAGGAAAGGAGTCAAAGTGATCAGGCAACATTAGTTGAGGGTCGATGGccgaggagaacaaaggaagtgATACTGGGAGTTTATGCTGAAAAGGGAAATTTCCAAAAATTCCATATACAAATTTCTATGTTGAAGAGTagagaaaataggccaggtgcggtggctcacgcttgtaatcccagcactttgggaggctgaggcgggtggatggctagaggtcaggagttcgagagcagcctgaccaacatggtgaaatcccatctctactaaacatacaaatattagccgggcatgatcgtgggtgcctgtaattccagctactcaggaggctgaggccggagaatcgcttgaaacctgggaggcagaggttgtagtgagccgaggtcatgccactgtattctagcctcgatgacaaagcgagacttcgtctcaaaaaaaaaaaaaaaaaaaaaagaaaagaaaaactcctcATCTCTGAGTTCACCACTACCTAGCTCCTTACCCACTGAGAAGCAAAGATGGGAAGCAGGGGCCCCAGGGCCACCACGGACAGAGCAGGGTTATCATTTAGTCCGAATCCCTAAAAACACCCTAGGTTTTGGcggggcgtggtgactcacgcctgtaatcccaacactttggaaggtcaaggtgggtggatcaccaagtcaagagatcgagaccattctggccaacatggtgaaacaccgtctctactaaaaatacaaaaattagctgggcatgggggcccgtgcctgtagttccagctactcgggaaactgaggccggagaatcgcttgaacctgggaggtggaagttacagtgagctgagatcgcaccactgcacatactccagcttggcgacagagcaagactccatctctaaacaaacaaatgaacaaaaaaaacaCCCTAGGTTTCATCTGGGTCTCCCTGCCCATAGAGAAGGTGGGAAAGAAGAGTTGGCTCAAAGCAGGGAGCTGCTAGTGCTCCCTTGGGAAGGAAAGCTGTTGGATGGAGGGGACAGCATTTgggtgaggggaggagagagagcaggGGGTGAAGGTGGGGAGGGAGTGTGGTGCACTGAACTCAGGTCTTTGGGAAACTATTTTTGCAGACAAGCCACGGTTAGAGGAATCCAGTTGCCCTGGCAAACAGACCTGGCTGGAAGGGATGGAACACACGCTCGCCTGCGTCCCAAAGGGAAACCCAGCTCCAGCCTTGGTGTGTACCTGGAATGGGGTGGTCTTTGACCTTGAAGTGCCACAGAAGGCAACCCAGAACCACACTGGAACCTACTGCTGCACAGCCACTAACCAGCTGGGCTCTGTCAGCAAAGACATTGCTGTCATTGTTCAAGGTAACCTTTGCTGCCTTGCTGCCAGGCCCAGGATGGAAACCCCTCAGGGGTTTGGGATTCTTATCTAAGcaggaaaataagaaagattcTACTGGGTTGGGAAGAATGAGACTCAGAGGTGGGCCTGGTGGGCTGGGGTGGGTGATTCTCGTACTCTCAGACTTTCCTAACTCTGTCTTCTGTGCTTGGGCAGGACTGGATGAAGGAATCAGCTCTACCCTCTTTGTCATTATTACCGTTGCCCTTGGAGTGGGTGTCATCACCATAGCACTGTATTTGAGTTATCGGCCCTGCAAAGTGGACAGGAGGAAATTGCTCTATAGGCAGAAAGAGGAGGACAAAGAAGAGGAAAGCCAGTTTGCTGTTCAGGAAGAGAAAAGTGCAACTCATATAATTGACAGCTATTTGATTGAGTGAGACTTCTGCTACTGTGGTTTcccagggagggaagaagggatagaggagaaaggaagaaacacaaTGGCAGGCTGCACTACCCTTTGTGTACGTCTGTCctgtaaaacagtgtttcaggccCCCATGCCCCATGTCCTGTGTGTCCAATATGTCCACAAGCtcacctttctctctccctctctcttttttttttttttttttttgagatggagtctcactcttgtcgcctaggctggagtgcaatgatgtgatctcggctcactgcaacttcagtttcccgggttcaggcgattctcctgcctcagcctccccagtagctgagattacaggtgcacaccacaactcctgtctaatttttgtatttttcgtagagatggggtttcaccatgttggccaggctggtctcaaactcctgacctcaagtgatccgcccacctcggcctcccaaaatgctgggattacaggtgagagccactgcgcccagccgcctTTCTCTTTAGAGCTCACTCTAGTCATTAGGAATCTCAGTCTCAATGTTTGATTTGTAAGAAGGCCTCTTGCGCCTTGCCAGGTGCTTCATCAGTCCACTCTTagatccaaaaaaaaagaaaagatcttgcCGTTTCTTCATGATTCTCACTGCCCTTTTCTCTTAAACATCATACTAAATAAAGTCAGGCACATCTTAGAAATACAACTCATATTTCATGGTTTTCTGATTACTAACTGGGAACTAAATCTGTAGTCCAGGGACAGGACTTTGAAGGGAGTAAGTATCAAATATGGGGCTAGAAATCAGAGCTCTGTTCCCATCTCCACTTTCCCTTGCTCTCCTGACCTGGGCTTCTGGAGTGCCAGCTCCCAGAGCTGGGCTTGTTGACATCATTAAAGATCAGTGGCAAGCTCCAACTCAGTAACCATCTGTTGTGGGTCTTGGGAGAGTATACAGATGGTAAGAAATTCCACTTCGGGCCAGACAAGCATCCTATCTAGCCCAGTGTTCTGTCTCTGAAGTAGAAGGTAGAGTTCTTCCATGAAATTGGCCTCATAGGTTAAGAGTTCCAAACATCTCCgaattccttttcatagagtgaTCAACTGTGAGTTCGCAtttgccagttttcttttttttacctaTATGGGCGTCTAGGTTAGAGTTGCAATGTTTACTCTCCCTTTTCATCAATAAGGACATATTTTCATCTATCTGTAAACAATTTCCTTGAAGCTTCAAGAGGAATCCTCTTGTGAAAATGTTCATATGATTTTATGATTCTGCTTCCTTCCCTGTCTTTGGGAAGGAGTATATTCACCCTCGGAGAAGGCATGAGGAATCATAAAACCAGATCTTTTCTCCCAAATCAGTCAAGAAATGTTCACTGGAATGTTCctatggtaaaaataaaagtgattttatGATATCCAAATGCAATTCCCTTCCCTTCTGTGTCATTGCTGAaagctcttatttatttatttattttgagacggagtcttgctctgtcgtccaggctggagtgcagtggtgcgatcttggctcactgcaagctccgcctcctgggttcacgccattctcctgcctcagcctcccaagtagctgggactacaggcacatgccaccatgcccggctaattttttgtatgtttagcagagacggggtttcactgtgttcgtcaggatggtcttgatctcctgacttgtTGATTtgcccaccttagcttcccaaagtggctggattacaggcgtgagccactgtgcctggccgctgAAAGCTCTTATTATGTCAAATGGTtgcattttataacttttttttttttttttagatggagtctcgctctgttgcccaggctgcagtgcagtggcgcgatttcggcctgcttcaacctccacctcccagtttcaagcaattctctgcctcagcctctcgagtagctgggattacaggtgcccaccactatgaccagctaattttttgtatttttagtagagacagggtttcaccatcttggccaggctagtcttgaagtcctgacctcgcgatccacctaccttggcctcctaaagtgctggtattacaggcctgagctaccgcTCCTGGCTGCATTTTATAACTTTAAGTACAATTTCTCAGGAAAAAATACCGTGTTGATAGCATAAACAACCAGCCCAGGGCAGGGGGTGCATTAGCTCAGGGCAGCAGCCTATTTAACCTGCTTTGAAAACTGAAATTCAggccggggcggtggctcatgcctgtaatcccagcactttgggaggctgaggcaggtgaatcacttgagccccacagtttgagaatagcctgggcaacatggcaaaaccccatttctacaaaaaatacaaaactaggcCAGGTAtactggcacgtgcctgtagttccagctacttgtgagtctgaggtaggaggatcacttgagcacaggaggtggagggttgCAGCGAGTTGAAATCAtgcactggactccagcctgggtgacggagccagaccctgtctcaaaaacaaaacaaaggaaacaaagacaaaaactaaaGGGCAGACTTCCAGATATAGAGAGGTCCATAGCCTTCCAAATTGCAGATACCAGCTAGAAAAAACCATGGCATCAGACAGCAGAGggaaaatgtttttccattctcAGACCTCCCGAGTCTGGTGTTATAGATTAAGTATAAAAATAACCCTTtggaaggctgggcacggtgggtggctcacgcctgtaatcccagcactttcggaggctgaggtgggcggatcacaaggttaggagatcgagaccagcctggctaacacagtgaaatcctgtctctactaaaaatacaaaaaaattagctgggcatggtggtggacacctgtagtcccagctactcgggaggctgagtcaggagaatggcgtgaacccgggaggcagagcttgcagtgagccgagatcgcgccactgcactccagcctggtgacagagcaagactccgtctccaaaaaaaaaaaagaaaaaaaataataagcctTTCGTTTCACCACATACAAGGCAGTGAggatacagtggtgaacaaaatATTGTCCCTGGCTTCCACAAATTTATTAGGAAAGCTAGACAAACAAGTAGGAGATTACATTTGTGCATGAACTCCTATGACTGGGAAAACAGATTGTTAAGAGAAAGCATAAGTCGGaacaaggaaggcttcctggagggacACGAAATATCTTGACTTTGCAAAATAGCATCATCCCCGAACATGACCTTTTCAACCTCAATGTTTCCACTAGGTGGAGCTACTGCTCTCTCATCATGTGAGTCTAATATAAATCATCCACCTTCCCTGAATTGAGCATTTGGGGAAGTAAGTTAAGAAGCAGGTTTAAGAGACAGGAGTATAGAGCCGCTCCATGCAGGGATCCACAGCCATTTTGGTGTCAGGATCAGCCGCATCAGGGCTGTAGTTATCCTGTATCTGCAAACCCTGCCTCATGGCCTCAGTGCCTTGAAGCACAGTGAAtccaaaaaggaagggaaaaatgagccaggcatggtggtgtgcacctgtaatcccagctactggggaggccgaggcaggagaatcgcttgaacctgggaggcggaagttgcagtgagccgagatcgtgccattgcacaccagcctgggtaacagagcgagaccccatcttgaagaaaacaaaaacaaaagcaaacaaacacaaaacaaacaaaaccaaaaaagaagggaagaagggggcCACTTGGACTTTCTAGTTCCAGCAGGGAGAGCCTGGAGGCTTAGCCGGCTGCTGCCTTTGCTTCTCACTGCCACAGGGTGTCAGTGTTGACAGATGGTCCCACACAGTACCATCAAACCAAGCCAGTCTGCAGATCCGGGTTCCCAGCTGCTATGGATCTCTGAGGGAGGATGATCTGCTTCTTCGGGGCCTGCTCCAGCTGCGGGTGTCCTCTTGCTGGGGTTTCCAGGGTTCCAGTTCTTAGAGCTCAGTAGTTTGGATGAGCCATTCCGCAAAGCTCTTCAGAGTAGGCTGGGCTCTTTCCCTTGCAGACTTGGAACCTCTGTTCGCTTTCCTTCCCAAAGGATCCACAAACCAGGGGTCAGGCAGCGCCTtctcattgattctttttttttttttttttttttggagacggagtctcgctctgtctcccaggctggcgtgcaatggcgcgatctcagctcactgcaacttctgcctcctggcttcaagcaattttcctgcctcagcctctggagtagctgggattacaggtgtgtgccaccacacctggctaatttttgtgttattagtagagacaggatttcatcatgttggccagctggtctcaaactcctggcctcaggtgatctgcccacctcggcctcccaaagtgctgggattacaggcgtgagtcaccatgcctggcttcactGATTCTTAAAGCAGGAAGGGTCTCATATCTCTTTTCCCTTAGCTTCTAAGGGTAGCTGTCTCATTGTCTATAGGAGGAGGACCCACCCCTAAATGGTATTGATCATATTCTTTGTGAACATTAAAGCAACCAGCTCACCCTTAAAGTGCAGGTACCTTGATTATCTCCAGAGGAACAGTGGCGTTTAATACTCCAAAATTTTACCctctttattatcatttttgagaGAGAATCTTGCTCAGCcacccagctggagtacagtggcatgatggGCTCAGcgcaactctgcctcccgggctcaagcgattctcattcctcagtagctgggaatacaggtgtgcaccaccacacctggctaatttttgtatttttagtagagacggggtgccatcattttggccaggcttctcttgaactcctgatctcctcccacctcggccttccaaagtgctgagattactggcttgagccactgtgcctggcagtttGTCCTCTCAAGGATCGTCAAGGTGACATTCTGGTGTCTTTCTCTTTAGACCTGAGAAAGCATAAGTTACATCTTTAGTGGGACTTCTTACCATAGGATTAATAATAGTATTTACCTTAGAAGATTATAGTTAGAAAGAAATGACATAATACTTCTAATAAACTAGCATGGTGCTGGAGACATGTGTACACATTTGTTGGCTTTTATTATTACACTGATAATTCTGGTGGTAA containing:
- the LOC100454867 gene encoding intercellular adhesion molecule 5 isoform X2 codes for the protein MKTLLFGVWALLALILCPGVPEELFEVSVWPNQALVEFGQSLVVNCSTTCPDPGPSGIETFLKKTQVGKGPQWKEFLLEDVTENSILQCFFSCAGIQKDTSLGITVYQPPKQVILELQPPWVAVDEPFTVKCHVPSVAPLESLTLALLQGNQELHRKNFMSLAVASQRAEVIISVRAQKENDRCNFSCHAELDLSLQGGRLFQGSSPIKIVRIFEFSQSPHIWVSSLLEVGMAETVSCEVARVFPAKEVMFHMFLEDQELSSFLSWEGDTAWANATIRAMEAGDQELSCLASLGPMEQKTRKLVHSYSFPPPILELKESYPLAGTNINVTCSGNVLTSPSPTLRLQGAPDLPAPGEPAWLLLTAREEDDGRNFSCEASLEVQGQRLMKTTVIQLHVLYKPRLEESSCPGKQTWLEGMEHTLACVPKGNPAPALVCTWNGVVFDLEVPQKATQNHTGTYCCTATNQLGSVSKDIAVIVQGLDEGISSTLFVIITVALGVGVITIALYLSYRPCKVDRRKLLYRQKEEDKEEESQFAVQEEKSATHIIDSYLIE
- the LOC100454867 gene encoding intercellular adhesion molecule 5 isoform X1, with translation MATRCPRPSLRWTRGPFPARAGLVAGIHAGGSGPHTRIGTHLSSALPLAFLIRMKTLLFGVWALLALILCPGVPEELFEVSVWPNQALVEFGQSLVVNCSTTCPDPGPSGIETFLKKTQVGKGPQWKEFLLEDVTENSILQCFFSCAGIQKDTSLGITVYQPPKQVILELQPPWVAVDEPFTVKCHVPSVAPLESLTLALLQGNQELHRKNFMSLAVASQRAEVIISVRAQKENDRCNFSCHAELDLSLQGGRLFQGSSPIKIVRIFEFSQSPHIWVSSLLEVGMAETVSCEVARVFPAKEVMFHMFLEDQELSSFLSWEGDTAWANATIRAMEAGDQELSCLASLGPMEQKTRKLVHSYSFPPPILELKESYPLAGTNINVTCSGNVLTSPSPTLRLQGAPDLPAPGEPAWLLLTAREEDDGRNFSCEASLEVQGQRLMKTTVIQLHVLYKPRLEESSCPGKQTWLEGMEHTLACVPKGNPAPALVCTWNGVVFDLEVPQKATQNHTGTYCCTATNQLGSVSKDIAVIVQGLDEGISSTLFVIITVALGVGVITIALYLSYRPCKVDRRKLLYRQKEEDKEEESQFAVQEEKSATHIIDSYLIE
- the LOC100454867 gene encoding intercellular adhesion molecule 1 isoform X3 — its product is MATRCPRPSLRWTRGPFPARAGLVAGIHAGGSGPHTRIGTHLSSALPLAFLIRMKTLLFGVWALLALILCPGVPEELFEVSVWPNQALVEFGQSLVVNCSTTCPDPGPSGIETFLKKTQVGKGPQWKEFLLEDVTENSILQCFFSCAGIQKDTSLGITVYQPPKQVILELQPPWVAVDEPFTVKCHVPSVAPLESLTLALLQGNQELHRKNFMSLAVASQRAEVIISVRAQKENDRCNFSCHAELDLSLQGGRLFQGSSPIKIVRIFEFSQSPHIWVSSLLEVGMAETVSCEVARVFPAKEVMFHMFLEDQELSSFLSWEGDTAWANATIRAMEAGDQELSCLASLGPMEQKTRKLVHSYNKPRLEESSCPGKQTWLEGMEHTLACVPKGNPAPALVCTWNGVVFDLEVPQKATQNHTGTYCCTATNQLGSVSKDIAVIVQGLDEGISSTLFVIITVALGVGVITIALYLSYRPCKVDRRKLLYRQKEEDKEEESQFAVQEEKSATHIIDSYLIE